The nucleotide sequence TGCCGATCAATATGTGGAAGATTATGATCAAACTACCAGCGACCACTACCCGGTACTTTCAAGCTATTCCCTTTCAGGCAGCGGCGGTGAAACGAATGACCCTCCTATTGCTTCCTTTACTTATACCTGTACTGAATTGAGTTGTGATTTTGATGGAACCGGCTCTTCCGACAGTGACGGGTCTATAACTGATTATAGCTGGGACTTTGGAGATGGGAATACCGGCACCGGATCTACCATAAGCCATTCTTATGCCTCCGGAAACACTTATACTGTCACCCTTACGGTTACAGACGATGGGGGAGCAACAGGTACTGATGCCCAAGATGTAATCGTCTCAGAATCAACATCAGGGGATATCACTCTTTCTGTTAGCGGATACAAAGTTCAGGGAGCTCAGAAAGCAGATTTGACTTGGTCAGGAGCCACTTCAACTGATGTTGATGTTTATCGCGATGCCTCACTTATTGTAACTACTGCCAACGATGGAAGTTACACTGATAATATTAATAACCGTGGTGGAGGAAGTTATACCTACCAGGTTTGCGAGGCCGGAACCAGTACTTGTTCAAACCAAGCAACTGTTAATTTCTAATCCTCATTGTTAAGTAGATTAAAATCTCAGACCAGCCATATTCTGTGGCTGGTTTTTTTATTCCCCAATATTCCGCCCCTTTATTCCAAGAGATTTTTTTACCTTGAGACTCACTTTTTTTGATTAAAAGTACCTCTAAAAATATACCACTGCCTATATCAACAAAATTCCCGTACTCATGCTATTTGTTATGAATAACAAGCCTCTCCATTATTTAGGCGTACTTATTTTTCTTTCGGCCGTTTTATTTACAGGATGCAGCAGCAAGAATAACCCGCTTCCCGATAATAATGAACCCATTCCCAATACCGAATTTGATGCAATAGGCACTGCCTCTTCTCTGGACTTTGCCACATGGAATTTGGAATGGTTTGGAGATATCAGTGAAGGCCCATCCAATGAGCAACTTCAGCTTGATAATATTGAATTCGTAATTTCAGGCCTGGAAGCAGACATTTGGTCGGTGCAGGAAATCACTTCATCCTCTCACTTTAATACTTTGTTGGACAAACTTGACGGTTATGAAGGAATTCTAGCAAATGATCCGACAGTTCAAAGTGATTCTGCTTACTACGATGATTTTGGGGGAAACGAACAAAAAGTAGGACTGGTATACAAAACAGATATAATCACTGTAAATAGTGCTCAAGTAATACTGACCGATTATGATCATGAATTTGCAGGGCGGCCACCTGTTGAATTTCAACTTTCAGCCACTATCAATAACATAACTCAAGACTTCATCGTAGTTTTGTTGCATGCCAAATGCTGTACAGATAATGAGTCGTATGAGCGGAAACAAACAGGAGCGGAAGCACTTAAATCTTATCTTGACCAAACATGGCCGGATGCTTACGTAATGGTTATCGGGGATTTTAACGATGACGTGGACACTTCGATTACCTCCTCTAAAAGCTCCGCATATCAAAATTTTGTAGATGATTCATTGAACTACATCTTTCCCACGAAAGAACTTTCTGATGCCGGTATCTCTTCTACGGTCTCCTATCCGGATGTCATTGATCATCACCTAACCTCCAATGAGTTGTATAACTTCTATATAGAAAATTCGGTTATTTCATTTCCTGCAGATGATTATGTAACTAATTATGGCAATACAACCAGTGATCACTATCCTGTGTTATCGCAATATACTCTGCAATCCGGAAATTGATTGAAACCGACCTGATGTATTACACATCTGATCAATGTTATAGGCGCAGAATGCCGGATTAGGGTTCGGAAAACTTAGGTACCCTACTCCAACAATCGGTCAGATGGACTTGGAGCCATCAGACCGGGAGCCAGAATAAACAACCATGAACTCGATCTGATGGATCACCCATCTGATCGATGATGTGAGCGCAGGCTGTTGAATCAGGATATGAAAAGGCTTGGGTTCAACGATCGGCCAGATTAACTAAAGCCTTCAGGCCGGGGATGCATAAAAACCGGCGTTCAGTTCAAATTTATGTCGGCTTGGGGGGAACTGAAAGCGACGTCTTCATCAAATTTTTGATCTCCGAACGATTCTTCCATTTCAGCCCGGAGTTTTTGAATAGTTAAGCCGCTTGTGAGTGCGCCGTTGCGGGCAATAGAGATCCTGCCGGTTTCTTCTGATACCACAATCACAAAGACATTATTGGACTCACTGATTCCTACGGCTGCACGGTGTCTCGTCCCAAATGAAGTAGAGATATTTGGATTCTGTGATATAGGGAGGTAACAGCTTGCCGCAACAATTCTATTTCCCCGAATCACAACAGCACCATCGTGCAAAGGGGTTTCTTTTTTGAAGATTGTTACCAATAATTCGCTTCTGATTTCAGCGTCAATGTTAACCCCTGCATCCACTAAATCCTGCAAAGAAGATGTTCGGGCAAAGACAATCAAAGCACCAATTTTATGCTTCGACATTTCTTTTACGGCCGTAACCACTTCATCAATGGTCTTATCAGAATTAGAGGTTGAGAAAAAACGGTCAAGACTTGTATTGGTTCCAAGCCGGTAGAGCAGCTTTCTGATTTCAGGCTGGAAGAGAATAATCAGAGCGATAATTCCCACATCCAGTATTTGACTTAAAATTGAATTGATGGTAGTAAAGCCAAGCAGACCAATTACCACATTTATAATCACTACAAACAAAATTCCCAATGCAGCCTGAATGGCAAACGTCCCCTTTACCCATCGATATAGATAGACCAAGACGAGCGCAATAATGAGCGTCTCGACGAAATCTTTAATTCCGAATTCGAGAAAACCAATAGGAAACAAAGCCGTCTGATTTTGTTATTGTTGAGATTGAACTGCGTTGAATATACGAATTGAATCGAAAGCTTCCTTCACATCGTGCACACGCAATATATTTGCGCCTTTTGTAAGTGCATGATAGTGAAGTGCAACAGTACCTGTAAGTCGACCGTCTGTAGGCCGGTTGTTTAATATCTTACCAATCATGGACTTGCGGGAAGCTCCAACCAATATAGGTAAATCAAATTTATGGAATTTGTCAAGATGAGCAATCAATTTAAGATTATGCTCTGTTGTTTTACCAAAACCTATTCCCGGGTCGAGAATAACTTTATGAGCCCCTCTTTTTTTTGCTTCCGCCAGTTGCTGCTCAAAAAAATTCATTACATCCTTTACCACATCCTCATACTCGGGATTTTTCTGCATGGTTTTAGGATCACCCTGAGTATGCATTAAAACATAAGCAGCATCGTATTTTGCACATAAGTCAGCAAGCCCGGGTTCTTTTTGCATCCCGCTTACGTCATTCACAATTTTTGCGCCGGCTTCTAACGCTTTTTCTGCGACTTCAACCTTGGTGGTATCAATCGAAAAGACGGCTTTTTTAAAAACCGGAATTGCTTTTTCAAGGATGGGCATTACACGGTCCATTTCCTGTTGAACAGAAACAGGATCTGCCCCGGGGCGTGTTGATTCCCCACCCACGTCAATAATTTCAGCCCCGTTCTTCAGCATCAAATGTATACGATCCATCGCCCTGCTGAGATCCGTGTATTTACCGCCATCGCTGAAAGAATCGGGCGTAGCATTTAAAATCCCCATTATTTTTGGAGAAGAAAAAGTGCTTAAAATTGAATTTTTTGCAGACAAAAAATTGGGGTTAGATCATAGTTGAATGTATTTCTAACTCGCCGAATCTTATGGGAAACTTACCAGGTTTCTATCAGTTGATCTCGTTTATCTTCTTTGGCAGCCCAATCATCGGCATCCGGTAATGCATCCTGAGTTTCGTTGATAATACGATCGTCCCAAGCTTCAGCAAGACGTTCATTCAGCTCAATATAGTCTTCCCATTTTTCCGGCACCTCATCATCCGGGTAAATTGCTTCTACCGGACATTCAGAAACACAAGCGTCACAATCGATACATTCAAAAGGATCAATCGTCAAAAAGTTTGGTCCTTCACGAAAAGCATCAACCGGACAGACGGCGGCGCAGTTAGTATATTTACATTGAATGCAGGGTTCAGTTACAACGTAAGCCATGTGTATAAATCAGTTATATATTGTAATAATGGGGTGAATTTTAGCCGATTGGAATATCCCCTCACTTTAGGACAGATGCAATCTTTATACCAGTATAGAACTGATTTTTTTGAATTATAATTTCTTCTTTTAATTCAGCATTACAGAAACACTATCTATGCTCCCATCAGTGTTTGCCGGTTTGATATTCAGAAGGGTGGCCATCAGGTCATACAGGTGTATGTTTTCAAAAGACTTCATTTGATATCCTTTTTTGAAGTCAGGCCCATTAGCTACAAAAATAGCATGCATTTCTTTCTCACGGTTATCAAAGCCATGTGCTCCACCTGAAGGGTAATCTTCTCGTGCATCAAAGTATTCTTTTGAATTGATGGTATATCCCAAATCCGCTACCAATAAAAGTTCAGGAACTCTCGGATGATTTTTCAAGTGATACCTTTCAGGAATGTTTTCCTTCTTATATACCTTAAAATGTTCTTCGTTTTGTTTCAGTGCCGTATACACTTCATCCAGCTTATCACCCTTTACATTAGCCATCAACGCCGGGCTGTAGGCAACCACCTCCAGGTCATCCGGGTTAATCATGTCATCCAAAACCACAATCTTGTCTTGAGAAACTTCTGCCATTCCATGATCAGAAACAATCATCAGGTTTGTAATATCAGTCAGAGCTTCTTCATTCATCCGTTGTATCAAATATCCCACTAACTCATCTGCTCTTTTTATGGCTTCAATTACTTGCGGGGAATCAGGGCCGTACCAGTGTCCTTGGGTATCTACAAAGTGAAAGTACAGGGTGGCGAAATCTACCTGTCCGGGATCATCGTAACTCAGCCATTTTACAACGGTATCTATTCTGGCTGAATCTTTCATCGACTCATCATACACTTTCCAGTGTGTGGGCCGCATATCTTGAATAGGAGTTTCGGAACCAACCCAAAACATAGTGCCTGCTTTTTTACCCGCTTTCTCCACCGTATTCCAGATGGGCTCCCCTTCATACCAAGCGGGATTTTCAACTGCCTCCCGGTCTCTGATCGTAAAGCGTGCATCCATTTCCGGATCGTACATGTTGTTCCCGACAAAGCCGTTATTCTCAGGATATAAACCGGTGGCTATAGCGTAATGATTGGGAAATGTTTTAGAAGGGAAAATGGGGATAAGTCCTTCACTTATTACTCCGGTCTCTACAAGTTTATCAAAATTTGGGGTTTCAGCTTTGGTTAAATAATCATGTCGGAAACCGTCAAAGGATACCAATAATAATTTTTCAGATTCCGGCTGCTGAGCAGTACACCCAAAAGCCATTAGCAAAATAAACAAACTCAAAAAGTAGTTTTTCATAATACTCTAAAATAAAAAAGCAGCCTGTTGTAAAACAGGCTGCTTTTAAAATTTACTTAATTTTTACTTTGGGCGGTTAATTAGAAATTAACACGGATTCCAAAATTATAACGTCTTGGAAGACCTAAGAATACCTCAGCGTCATCCGCATCGTGGTCTCCATCAAAGTCGTTAAAACGACTATTGTCAACTGCATCCTGAATATATGTTTCATCAAGCAGGTTGAACATGTTCAGGAAGAAGGTTGTTCCTTCAAGGATATCATCAAATGTATAGTTCACGTGCAGATTAAACACCGTATAGTTAGGTGCTTGCCATGGTTGTGCTCTGTCCGTTTCATCATCCCGACCGATTGGGTTAAAGTCTGACCAGTGACGGTAGAAAGAGGTTCCCACTAATTGAACGTCAACATTATTGGAAGGCTGCAATCCAAGGACATAAGCCAATTGAGCCTGAGGCGCATTACCTACTTTCAGGCCTTCAAGATATAGATTTATGTTTTGCGCACTTCCAGGATCTCCTTGATCTGTCAGATAAACAGCAGAAACATCGTTTTGGTATTCCCAAAGGTTATAAGAACCGGCAACATCCAAACGAACCCAGTCATTAGGCTTATAAGAAGTTTCCAATTCAACACCGGAGTGCATTTGATCAAGACCGGAAATGTTAATAATACCATCACTTCCATCTTCTTGCTGCACACCTCTTGTAAATGATCGGTCCTGACGGTCAGTCAAGTAGTAGTTGGCATTTACGCCAAACTTACCGCTGGCATCACGATAGCGAAGACCCGCTTCATAGAAAAAGAATTTTTCATTTTGAGGATCTTCATTAATAGCACCATTGAAATCGCTAATTACGTTATCAAAGATCGGCACTTTAGAAATGAAACCTACATTTACATATGCACCCAGATTATCATTGATATTATAAAGACCGCCACCTTTTACCTGATATCCAACAATGTTATCAGACTCACGAGTCAATGGGCTGCCATTTTCCTCTAGGAAAAAGTTTTCATGAGTATACTTAATTGTTGAAATACCACCAGTAGCATATACACTGTATTGGTCAGTTACATACTCACCCTGAACATACCCGCCATACCAGTCTACGGTGTTTGTAAAGTCATAAGCAACTTTATCACCTAATCTTGCCCGGTAGTTTGGATTCAGCTCATTGTTGGTTTCAACGTAGTATTCTCCGCCAAGCAGGTCACGTACCTCACGGTAATGCTCAATCTCAGCTGTTCTCCAGTCAAGCCCGGCCTGAATTTCAAAATTTTCAGTTGCCTGGTAAGACAGTTTCAGAATATCACCGATGGTCCATTGGTTGTTACGGCTGTTACGAATAATTCCATTGGATTCTGAATTTGGATTATTGACTGGGTCATAAGCGTTATCAGCAATAGTAGCATCCCAGTCAGCTACACGCTGGTTGTGGCTATAATCCCACTCGATATCCCCAAGAGTACCGGTTCCACCACCTTGTCCTCCGGAATAGTAAAGTACGTTAGTCATGGTAAGCTTATCGCTTAACTCACTATACCAGTTCAGGTTAATTTGCGGCTTGTGAAAAAAGTTTTCACGCTCGTTAATAAAATCTTTGCTGTACCGGCTCTGGATAGAAGAATTCACCCATGCACCGTCACCAATATATTGTTTTCCATTGTATGAAGAAGAAACTCCGGATACATTGGGGTTGGCGAAACGACCTAATTCACCGTGTACATCTGCAGCCGCCGGGTCGTAACCGTCAAGGCTCAATGCGTAAGAACGGTCGTAAGCAGCGGTATTCAATTTGTACAGGTTTTGTCCGTGACGTTGAGGGGCACCCAATACAAAAAGATCAAAGCGATTGTCTTCATTGGCTTGATACGAAGCAGCCAAGTGATAAGCCCATGCATCGGTCCAGGTTCCTTCAACGATACCGTCGCCTTCTTTACGCACACCTACAGCGCTGAAAGCCCACTTGTCATTGATTAAACCGGAATTTAATTGAAGGGTCTTTTTGGTAAAAGCACCGCTTCCATTTTCAAACTTCACAGAACCGCCTGCTTGATTCGCACTAGGATCCGTAATAATGTTAAGCGTACCACCCACTGAAGGTACTGCAAGGTTTACATTAGAAATACCTCTTTGAACCTGGATAGAACGGGCAGCATCACCAATACCATCCCAGTTAGACCAGTATACCCAGCCATTTTCCATATCATTTACAGGTACACCGTTGATCATAACAGCAACATTACGTTGGCTGAATCCACGAACGTTAATTCGGGCATCACCGGAACCTCCACCTTCTCCGGTTGAATAAACAGAAGGAGTAATATTTAACACTTCAGGAAGGTTACGCGAACCTAATTGAGCCTGAATAGCTTCCTGATCTACATCAGAGAAAGCAACCGGTGTGGTTTGATCTGAACGGGAAGCAAAAACCTCAAGTGCCGTTAGTGAAGCACTGGTTAGTTCCATTTCAAAATTCAGTTCCATATCACTAGAACCAACAGTGATTTCTTCGGTGATAGTTACAAATCCAACACTGGATACACGGATAGTGTAAGTTCCCGGCTGAACATCCCGGATTACGTATTCACCGTTAAGGTTAGTTGCATTACCTTGGTTGGTTCCCATCAAGATCAGGTTAGCGCCTATGATTGGCTCCCCTGAACCTTCTTCAGTAACCGTACCTCTGATAGCAGACTGTGCAAGTACTGCTCCAGAAATACCAAAGATTAAAATTACAGTGGATAGATATTTAAGCATGGTGTTTATTTTTGGTTGTGAGGTTAGATATATGATTATTGTGAAAAACCATTAAATGAATTTTGATGCCATTCATTACTTTACAAAGAGAAAGTATTTATGGCTAAAAAATAGCCGCTGCTTAATTAACTATTTTATTTCATTTCCGCCAAAGATAGTAATAATGAGCTAAAACTCCGCCCCCATTTCTGACTTAATAGTATCTTAACATCACATATATTTTTGCGCTTCCGTTTAGCTCCCTCTTTAAGCCTGATGAGCATTTTATCTCCCCCTCAATAAAAAAAGGGATCTCTTGCAAGAGATCCCTTAAAAGAAAACAGCTCATTTTTAGAAACTATATCTCAATCCTATTTGAGCTAACCAACGAGAACTGTAAGTACCAGAGTCTTGTATATTGCGGTTATAGAGTTCTTCCTGGCTATTAACGCCATTAGGAATTATTACCGAATATACCGGAGTGAAGTCGCCATTTGAAGCATCTTGGAATTCTTCAAATCGAACTATGGATCTTGAGCCACCGATAGTATATCGTTTACCCCAGTTGGCACCAACAATTTCACCTAAAAGGTTTGTAAAGTTGAACACATCAAAAGTAAGTTCAACTTTTTGTTGTCTATTCATTACATCTGCAAAGATCTCTTGTTTCACTTTTAGGTCCAGAACAAACTCAAAAGGACCTCTTACTCCATTTCTCTCAGCATACTTCCCTCTTCTGCTATCTAAATAGTCACTACTGCTTATGAAAGCTTCAAGCTCTTCAGCTTGGGCTGCCTGTTCAGCCGGAGTTCCTACATAAGCTAGATCAGAAGCATTTTCAGGAATATACATTAAGGCAGTGTTACCACCATTCTCACCTAGCATGTCTTCACTACCCGCAATGGTGTAAGAAAATGGACGCCCAGAAGAAGCATCCATGAAAATAGAAACAGATGTCGCAAGATTATTAAAGAACTCTTTGCGATAATTTATATTGGCGATAATTCTATGACCTAAAGAAAAATCAGAACGTGACAGTCCCAAGTTATTTGCCCCATTGACATGCTCCATGCCATCCCAAATAGAATTTATTTGAGATGAAGTACCATCATTTATGGTGTAGGAGTCGCCATATGTATACGATAGACTGGTAAATAATCCGCTGTTAAATTCTTTGCTAAGAGTAGCAGAAATATCATAACTGTACCCTTCACTAGTATTACCAACTCGGTGAATGTTTTGATAACGATCATCAATTAATGTGGCTGATTGATCAATCACATTAGGGTCGAAGGTTTCAAAACCATGCGCATAAATTGGCCGGTTATCCGGTCCATCTAAAGTTTCATTTGCAGGTTTTAAGTTAATATTCGTCACCAAAATATTGTTGATATTTTTAGTGAATTGCGCTTCCAGAGTACCCGTAAAGCCATAAGATAGTTCACGATCTATACCGATACCAGTTCTGAATACCCTTGGATATTTAAAATTCTCTTCAAAAATCTCCAAACGCCCACTTGGAATAAGCTCATCCTCACTTCGCCCATAGTCAACAAGTGTCAAACCATTTTCCACATTCGGACGAAATTCATTCGGGCCGAACTCAGCTAAAATCCCGGTATTAGCTCCGTTATTCAAGTACATTCCACCCGGCCAGACGAATGGTACTCTTCCAAGAAATACTCCAGCTCCCCCCCTAATTTGGGTGGTCTTATCACCAGATAGATCCATATTGAAACCTAAACGTGGTGAAACATATAGTTGTGCTGACGGAGGCTCGCCCGGCGTTGCTCCATTCAAATCATGGAATTGTTTAAGGTCAGGTATAGTTGTTTCAAAAACATCCGGAGCAAATCGAGGTTCCGTCGTGATTCCTGGCACATCAAACCGAAGGCCTCCGGTGAGTCTGAAATTATTATTTACTTGCCATTCATCTTCAACATAAAAACCTATTTGGTAAGCATTAAATGCTCCGATATTTTCCGAATTATCCCCAACATTGCTGTTGTCTCCGACAAGTGAGAAACCTCTTAAAACAAATGACAAGGCAGGATCAATGTTTGGATCATTAACCGCTTGAACTGATTGCCTGAATTCGTCTACACCCGTTCCGTTGCCATCTTGGTCGGAAAAGAAATACCATCCATAGTTGAACGGAATAAACAGGTTCGATATATCATAAAACTCATTATGAGTACCAATGGTTAAAGTATGGTCTCCAAGAAATAAGCTAAAGTCATTCGTTATCGTAAAGATATCCTGCTCAAGTATGTTTGCAGTTGAAAAAGGTTCATTACCCAAAAATATATCACCATCTCCATCTTCAATATTTACTGTTGGAAAAGCCTGACCATTCACGCCACGATCATCTCGCACTCTAGTATAACCCAAGATAAACTTGTTAGCTTTGTTGTCGCCAAAAGTACTACTCAGTTCTAAAGCAGTTGAATTAGTGGTGCTGGGGAAAACTTCGTTACGACCTGAATAGTTAATATTAAAACTTGAGCTTCCAAATCCGTCAACATTAGTGGCTTTCACATAGCTGTGACGAGCCATAAGCTTATGGTTCTGGCTAATGTTCCAATTTAATTTGAATAGTGCCTGATCACTGTCTAATGTAGATTCAGCATCACCGAAAGACCCCGGATCATATCCCACCTCATCCACAAGAAATTGTCGCAGATCTTGTAATCCAGAAATTCCTGCCGTTCCTGAATAGTTCCCTGCAAAAGGCTGAGGAGTTTCTGATCTTAAAAATTCAAGGTTTGCAAAAAAGAATAATTTGTCCTCTACAATCGGACCACCTAATCTAAGACCAATTCTATTATTAGTGAAAGCAGGTAATCTTTCTCTTTCTCCTCCCTCAGCATCAATAATAGCAGAAGGGGTTTTACCTGCTAACCCTTCACTTCTTCTGAAATAATAAACAGAACCTTCAAAATTATTAGTACCACTTCGAGTAATAGCATTAATTGCACCTCCGGTAAATCCACCTTGAGTTACACTGTAAGGTGATAGGTTAATTTGAAATTGCTCAATTGCATCTAAACTTATGGGGGTAGTTCCTGTCTGCCCACCATTAGTTCCCTGAGCAGACAGCCCGAATACATCATTATTAACTGCCCCATCAATGAAAATTGAGTTATATCGATTATTTTGACCGGCAATAGAAATAGCAGGACCGTCATCATCATCGTTAGCAACATAAGCCTGAGGTATCAACCTGGTAAAATCAGCAAGATCTCTACCCACTGTTGGCGCATTATCAATATCTTGTTCTCTAACATTACTGCTAACCCCGGTTCGAGTTTGGTCAAAAACACCTCCTGCAACAATTTCGAGCTCACCTAATTCGGCAGCATCCTCAGCCAAAACGGCTTCAATTTCATACCTTTCTCCAAGTTCCAGATATATACCTTCCTCTATTCTTGGCTCGAAACCAACAAATGTAATTCGAACGGTATAAGGCCCGCCAACACGCATATTTCGGATTGTAAAATTACCCCTTTCGTTTGTTGCGGTCCCGTACTCTGAACCCGAAGGCTCGTGAGTAGCTAGTATAGTTGCTCCGGGTAAAACTTCTCCGTTAGTATCAACTACCGTACCTGTTATGGTTGAGGTGGTAACACCCTGCCCATAAGACAAAAGCGGCAATAACACTAAAGACATAAATAATGTAACCGTATATAAAGATCTCATAGATTTATCTGTTTTTGTTAGAAATAAGGCGCTAAGAATAAAAAATTTTATGTTACGTAACAGTTAAATAACTATGCTTTTTCTATTTAAACTTGAAAGTAACTGATTTGAAATAACACTCTTCATATCATTTCAAATTTTCTTTATAAAAGTGCATAATTACATATTGGTTTACCCTTAAATAATAAAGAAAAACTACCAACACAAATATCAGCTGTAATCTGAAAACCCCTATATTCTCATATTTTCTTGCTGATGTAAATACCGGCTTGGAGATGATAGAAAATTGTGCGTGAGCTTTGAGCCGGCTTACGATCTCCTGGTCTTCCATCACCATCAAAGCTTCATCAAACCCATTAATTTGCTCGAAAAGAGTCTTTTTTACAAACAGGCTTTGATCTCCAAAGCGGAAAAAATCGATATCGAAGCGAGTAAACCACGAATAAAATTTCAATACCGGTTGATTGCTGTCAAACCGTAAACGAAAGCACCCGCAATCATATCCCGAGTCAACTGCGTTCCTGATATCTGTAATAAAAGTTGGTGGTGGAGTAGTGTCAGCGTGCAAAAAATACAGCCATTCTCCCTTGGCATTTTTAGCTCCATAGTTCATTTGTCTTGCCCGGCCTTTTTGAGGTGAAGTAACTGTAACAGCCCCCTTTTTTTGAGCCAATTCAACCGTGTTATCTGTGCTTCCTCCGTCAACTACAATAATCTCTGCCTCTTCTTTGCGGCAGTGCTTATACAGATAGGCAATTAAATCCCCAATTTTTTTCTCTTCGTTGTAAGCAGGAATAATAATGCTGATCATTTTTTGTTTTTTTTTTGATGGCTTGTGGTCAGCTGATATTTAATACTTCGGTCGCATGCAATACGCCCTTACTGATTCTTGGCTATCTTCACTTCAAAATTCAAAATTTCTTGTTTGATATTCAAGTAGTAGCTCCTCCACAGCTGCTTCCTGCGCCGGCTGTGCAACCATAACAATGCTGATTTACAAGGATTTCTCTATTGTTCAGAGAATCCGAATCAAACTCTTTGATATGCTGCACACTGTCTTTATGTGTCTCTATATCCAGCATTTGGTTGAAATCACAATCAAATAAACGCCCGTCCCAACCAACCGAAATGGTGTTTCGGCACATCACCCCGGTTGCTGCTGTAGGATTGAATGACTTAATGAGTTTTTCCATGTATTCTTCAAGATTTCCGGACATCAGCAAGAAATTCAGAAAACGGCTGATCGGCAGATTTGTGATGGTGTAAAGATCATTGAATTCAATATTATGTTTACGGCGAAGCTCTTTCTTAAACTCTTGTTTGATCTCCTCCTGATCTCCCGGAAGAAATGCTCCCACGGGATTGTAAACAAGATTAAGCAACAAACCTGAATCTTCTTTCCCATATCCCAATTCATTCAGT is from Gracilimonas sp. and encodes:
- the folP gene encoding dihydropteroate synthase — encoded protein: MGILNATPDSFSDGGKYTDLSRAMDRIHLMLKNGAEIIDVGGESTRPGADPVSVQQEMDRVMPILEKAIPVFKKAVFSIDTTKVEVAEKALEAGAKIVNDVSGMQKEPGLADLCAKYDAAYVLMHTQGDPKTMQKNPEYEDVVKDVMNFFEQQLAEAKKRGAHKVILDPGIGFGKTTEHNLKLIAHLDKFHKFDLPILVGASRKSMIGKILNNRPTDGRLTGTVALHYHALTKGANILRVHDVKEAFDSIRIFNAVQSQQ
- a CDS encoding endonuclease/exonuclease/phosphatase family protein — translated: MNNKPLHYLGVLIFLSAVLFTGCSSKNNPLPDNNEPIPNTEFDAIGTASSLDFATWNLEWFGDISEGPSNEQLQLDNIEFVISGLEADIWSVQEITSSSHFNTLLDKLDGYEGILANDPTVQSDSAYYDDFGGNEQKVGLVYKTDIITVNSAQVILTDYDHEFAGRPPVEFQLSATINNITQDFIVVLLHAKCCTDNESYERKQTGAEALKSYLDQTWPDAYVMVIGDFNDDVDTSITSSKSSAYQNFVDDSLNYIFPTKELSDAGISSTVSYPDVIDHHLTSNELYNFYIENSVISFPADDYVTNYGNTTSDHYPVLSQYTLQSGN
- a CDS encoding DUF3470 domain-containing protein; its protein translation is MAYVVTEPCIQCKYTNCAAVCPVDAFREGPNFLTIDPFECIDCDACVSECPVEAIYPDDEVPEKWEDYIELNERLAEAWDDRIINETQDALPDADDWAAKEDKRDQLIETW
- the cdaA gene encoding diadenylate cyclase CdaA; this translates as MFPIGFLEFGIKDFVETLIIALVLVYLYRWVKGTFAIQAALGILFVVIINVVIGLLGFTTINSILSQILDVGIIALIILFQPEIRKLLYRLGTNTSLDRFFSTSNSDKTIDEVVTAVKEMSKHKIGALIVFARTSSLQDLVDAGVNIDAEIRSELLVTIFKKETPLHDGAVVIRGNRIVAASCYLPISQNPNISTSFGTRHRAAVGISESNNVFVIVVSEETGRISIARNGALTSGLTIQKLRAEMEESFGDQKFDEDVAFSSPQADINLN
- a CDS encoding TonB-dependent receptor; translation: MLKYLSTVILIFGISGAVLAQSAIRGTVTEEGSGEPIIGANLILMGTNQGNATNLNGEYVIRDVQPGTYTIRVSSVGFVTITEEITVGSSDMELNFEMELTSASLTALEVFASRSDQTTPVAFSDVDQEAIQAQLGSRNLPEVLNITPSVYSTGEGGGSGDARINVRGFSQRNVAVMINGVPVNDMENGWVYWSNWDGIGDAARSIQVQRGISNVNLAVPSVGGTLNIITDPSANQAGGSVKFENGSGAFTKKTLQLNSGLINDKWAFSAVGVRKEGDGIVEGTWTDAWAYHLAASYQANEDNRFDLFVLGAPQRHGQNLYKLNTAAYDRSYALSLDGYDPAAADVHGELGRFANPNVSGVSSSYNGKQYIGDGAWVNSSIQSRYSKDFINERENFFHKPQINLNWYSELSDKLTMTNVLYYSGGQGGGTGTLGDIEWDYSHNQRVADWDATIADNAYDPVNNPNSESNGIIRNSRNNQWTIGDILKLSYQATENFEIQAGLDWRTAEIEHYREVRDLLGGEYYVETNNELNPNYRARLGDKVAYDFTNTVDWYGGYVQGEYVTDQYSVYATGGISTIKYTHENFFLEENGSPLTRESDNIVGYQVKGGGLYNINDNLGAYVNVGFISKVPIFDNVISDFNGAINEDPQNEKFFFYEAGLRYRDASGKFGVNANYYLTDRQDRSFTRGVQQEDGSDGIINISGLDQMHSGVELETSYKPNDWVRLDVAGSYNLWEYQNDVSAVYLTDQGDPGSAQNINLYLEGLKVGNAPQAQLAYVLGLQPSNNVDVQLVGTSFYRHWSDFNPIGRDDETDRAQPWQAPNYTVFNLHVNYTFDDILEGTTFFLNMFNLLDETYIQDAVDNSRFNDFDGDHDADDAEVFLGLPRRYNFGIRVNF
- a CDS encoding ectonucleotide pyrophosphatase/phosphodiesterase translates to MKNYFLSLFILLMAFGCTAQQPESEKLLLVSFDGFRHDYLTKAETPNFDKLVETGVISEGLIPIFPSKTFPNHYAIATGLYPENNGFVGNNMYDPEMDARFTIRDREAVENPAWYEGEPIWNTVEKAGKKAGTMFWVGSETPIQDMRPTHWKVYDESMKDSARIDTVVKWLSYDDPGQVDFATLYFHFVDTQGHWYGPDSPQVIEAIKRADELVGYLIQRMNEEALTDITNLMIVSDHGMAEVSQDKIVVLDDMINPDDLEVVAYSPALMANVKGDKLDEVYTALKQNEEHFKVYKKENIPERYHLKNHPRVPELLLVADLGYTINSKEYFDAREDYPSGGAHGFDNREKEMHAIFVANGPDFKKGYQMKSFENIHLYDLMATLLNIKPANTDGSIDSVSVMLN